Genomic segment of Acidobacteriota bacterium:
TCTCGACATCGCGGTAGCCGAAGCCTTTGGCGTAAATGATTTCCTTGCCCTTCACGACAGCGATGGACATGCCGGGCACGTCAAACTTTTTCAGCCCATCGTTGATGAGCGCATCCAGCGAGGCCAACATCGCTTTCGTGTCCGTGCCCGGATCGGCCTTGCGTTCGAGATTGCAGGGGAAGCTTTGTCCGCTCTGCGTAAAGGCGCCGAGGATTTTATCCTTGCTGACAAAGGAGCCGCGAAACTTCGGCTCACCAGGTACGTTTGGCAAATCGAACGAAAGATCATCAATCCCGGTGGTGAAGTTTGTCAGCGGCAAGTCACGTGCGCCTTGCGCCGGAATGGTAATCGTCGCCGCCAGTTTGCCATCCGCACCGACCTTCACATCCACCTGAATGGCGAGTGGTGCGCCGGGCAGTTGAATTGCACCTTCCCAGTGGCCGGGGATCTGCGACTGTGCAAAAGCCAGCGCACTCAATAGACAAAGCAATGTGACGAAACGAAACGGGTACAGGCGGGACATAGGGATTCTCCTTGCAGAGATAAAGTAGGGCAACCTGCCGAGGTTGCCCTTGCTTGGGTGTACCACAATAACGTAGCAGCACAACCTCGGCAGGTTATGTTACAGGGGGTTAGCCTTTCAGCTTTTCGGCTTCCGCCGTCAGCGCGGGCACGATCTCGAACAAATCGCCCACGATGCCGTAATCGGCGATCTCGAAGATCGGCGCTTCGGCGTCTTTGTTGATCGCGACGATGGTGCGCGCGCCTTTCATGCCGACCAGATGCTGAATCGCGCCGGAAATGCCGACAGCGAGATAGAGCTTCGGCGCGACGGTTTGGCCGGACGAACCGACCTGACGATCCATCGGCAACCAGTCGTTGTCGCAAATCGGACGCGAAGCCGCGATTTCGGCGCCCATCGCTGCGGCCAGTTTTTTGACGATTTCGATGTTTTTCTGTTCCTTGATGCCGCGCCCGACCGAAACGATCAGCGGCGCTTGCGTCAGGTCAACGGCGGCTTTGGCTTCCTTGAAGCGTTCTTCCGGCTGCTGCCGCACGCCAGCGGCATCCAGATTGACGGTCAAAGCTTCGACGGACGCGTTGCCCGCTTCGCATTCATCGCCCCGGAACGAACCAATTTGGAAGCTGGCGAAATGCGGCGCGTCGCCGACCGGCACGACATCGGCGGCCAGCTTGCCCTGGAAGACCTGGCGCGTGAAAACGAGTTCGCCGCCCTCGTGTTTATAAGCAACGTTGTCGCCCAACAACGCCTTCTTGTGCGCGGCTGCCAACTTCGGCGCGAAATCGCGGGCTTCATACGTATGCGTCAATAACACCAGCGCCGGTTGCAATTGGGCGATGACTTGTTTCAATGCCTGTGTGTACCCATCGGCGGTATACGACTTCAGCCATTCGCTCTCGACGGTGTAAACGCGGTTGAGCTTTTTGCCCGCGATTTCCTGGGCCAGCGCGCCGATGCCATTGCCCAGCACGACGGCTTCGGTTTCTTGGCCGGTTTGCGCGCTAATGAGTTGCGCCGCGCGCACGGCTTCGAGCGAAGCTTTGTTGAGCTTCCCGTCAACGTGTTCGATGAAAACTAAAATTGCGTTTGCCATGATTTCTCCATGAGAGGCTAGTACTCCATCAAGCTGAAAATGAGGGATGTAGGGCGGGATTTAATCCCGCCCTACATCCCGGATGCGCTCTCAGCATCCATCACTTACAGCTTGATGGAGTACTAGGGACTAGGGGTTAGGGGCTAGTTTGATTTCAACACTAGCCCTAACCCCTAGTCCCTAGCCTCTCAAAACACTCTCGCCTCGTTCTTCAATTTCTCGATCAACTGCGCCGCGACCTCTGACGCGGAGCCGGTGAGGAATTGCGTCTGTTTGCTCTT
This window contains:
- a CDS encoding electron transfer flavoprotein subunit alpha/FixB family protein, whose translation is MANAILVFIEHVDGKLNKASLEAVRAAQLISAQTGQETEAVVLGNGIGALAQEIAGKKLNRVYTVESEWLKSYTADGYTQALKQVIAQLQPALVLLTHTYEARDFAPKLAAAHKKALLGDNVAYKHEGGELVFTRQVFQGKLAADVVPVGDAPHFASFQIGSFRGDECEAGNASVEALTVNLDAAGVRQQPEERFKEAKAAVDLTQAPLIVSVGRGIKEQKNIEIVKKLAAAMGAEIAASRPICDNDWLPMDRQVGSSGQTVAPKLYLAVGISGAIQHLVGMKGARTIVAINKDAEAPIFEIADYGIVGDLFEIVPALTAEAEKLKG